The region TTACCAAGTCCAGGCCATGGCCGGCCGCCTGCAGCAGCTGGTGCGCCTGCCAGCCGTCATGCGCGACCTGCAGATGGATATGCTCGGCCGTCAGGTATTCCTCCAGCATGCGCGCCATCTTGACGTCGTCGTCGACCAGCAGCACCGAGAAATGCAAAGAATTCATAAGACTGCCTTTAACGTTGCCGATACGCAAAAATCGCTGATTATAATGCGAATCGTTCTTATTCTCAATTGTGTAACAGGGCGCTTGCCGCTGCGCCGACTACCTGAAAGTCCCCATGAAAAAGCTCTCCGTGGCGCCGTGCGCCCGTTTCCTGTTGCCCTGCGCCTTGAGCGCCGCCGTCGGCGCCGCCTGGGCGCAAGCGCCTGCCGCAACCGCAGCGGCGGCCGTGCCGACCGTGGTGGTGACGGCCTCCGGCGCGCCGGTCGACATCAAGGATGCGCCGGCCAGCATCAGCGTCATCACGCGCGAAGAGATCGAGCGCCAGCCCGTGTACGACCTCAATACCCTGCTGCGCCGCATCCCCGGCGTGACCGGCGGCACCAGCGCCACCGGCGAGCAGTCGAAGATCAAGCTGCGCGGCTTGCCCGAAAAATACACCCTGATCCTGGTCGATGGCAAGCGCCAGGGCAGTTCCACCGACACCGCCTACCGTCCCGACCAGAGCCGGCAGGACCTGAACTGGATCACGCCCGACATGATCGAACGCATCGAAGTGGTGCGCGGCCCGATGTCGTCGCTGTACGGTTCCGACGCGATGGGCGGCGTGATCAACATCATCACGCGCAAGGTGCCGCGCCAGTGGGGCGGTTCGGCCACCCTGAACTATACCGCCGCCGAGGAATCGGGCCGTGGCGACGCGCACCAGGCCAGCGTCAACCTGGCCGGCCCGCTGTCGCAGGCTGTCGGTATCCGCCTGGGCGCCAGCAAGAAGCGCCAGGTCGCCGATTCCGTCAGCACCGGCAACCGCGCATTCGGCGGCGTGGGCGGCGAGCGCAATGACAATTTCACGGGTCAGCTGAACTGGAAGATCGCCGAGCGCCAGAGCATGTCGGTCGATGTCGCCTACGGCAAGCAGCAAGCCAGCGGCGGCGGTGGCCTGGGCGCCACCGGCGTGCCGGTGATCGAGGCCTTCGGCGCCAGCGAACTGACGCGCAAGAGCGCCGGCATCGGCCATGAAGGGCGCTGGGGCTTCGGCAAGACCAAGGTCAATCTGTACCACAACGCCTACGACAGCAAGATCAGCGGCCACACGGCGAAATCGAAAGATACCTTGCTCGACGCGACTTTGGAAAAACCGTTCAAGTTCGGCGTCGACCATCTGCTGACCCTGGGCGGCCAGTGGAAGGACGAAGAGCTGACCAATACCCGCACCATCGGCACCGTGCCCACCGATTACCTGGGCAATGTGGCCAGCGGCTCGACCCTGTCGGTGACCACCGCCGCCGTGTTTGCGGAAGACCAGATCTTCCTGCGCGAGGACCTGACGGCCACCGTCGGCGCGCGCCTCGATCACCATGAAAAATTCGGCAACAACACCAGCCCGCGGCTGTACCTGGTGTATCGCCCGGCCGAAGCGTGGACGGTGCGGGGCGGTATCTCGAAGGGATTCCGCGCACCGAGCCTGAAGGAAAATGCGCCGAACGCGGTGACCAGTTCGCGTGGCAACGGCTGCGCGGGGCTGCGTCCGTTCGGCTATGTCACCGGCACCTGCTACATGGCCGGCAACCCGGACCTGAAACCGGAAACAAGCACCAGCGCGGAACTGGGCGTGGCCTTCGAGCGCGCCGGCTGGGATGCGGGGCTGACCTTCTTCCACACCGATTTCAAGAACAAGATCGACTACGCGCCGCTGGGCTTTTACCAGGGCCTGTGGTGGACCATGATGGAAAACATCCAGAAGGCGCGCACGCGCGGCCTGGAGGGAACCTTGGCCATCCCGCTGGCCAGGAGTCTCACCTTGCGCAACAACCTGACCTACATGATCGAGGCGAAGAACCTGTCCACCGGCGCGAGTTTGCTGAACACGCCGAAGGTGTCGCTTTTCTCGGCGCTGGGCTGGCAGGCCAATGACAAGGTGTATGCCGAACTGTCGGCCCAGCACACGGGCAAGCAGCTGGGCGGCGGTTCCATCTACACCAAAAAATACACGATCACCGATGCGACGGTTTCCTACCGCATGAACGACAAGCTGACCGTGCGCGGCGGCGTGCAGAACCTGTTCGAGGAAGGCCCGGAAACCGTGGGCGTGGCCGACAACTATGTGCAGGGCCGCCGCTTCTTCGCCGGTCTGACCGCGCGTTTTTAAACTGAACTGACTGGATACCATCATGATGAATTTTGCTGCACACACCAAACGCCGCTCGCTCGGCATGCTGCTGGCCGGCGCGCTGGCGCTGGCCGTCCTGCCGGCCCAAGCCCAGGAGACCCGGAAGATCAGCCACGCCAAGGGTGAAACGGTGATCCCGGCCGCGCCGAAAAGCGTGCTGGTATTCGACCTGGCCACGCTCGACACGCTACAGGCGCTGGGCGTGGACGTGAAAGGCGTACCGACCGTGAAAATGCCGGCCCATCTGGCGCAGTATGCGGACGCGAAATACGTCAAGATCGGCAGCCTGTTCGAACCCGACCTGGAAGCGGTACACGGCGCCAGGCCCGACCTGATCATCACCGGCGGGCGCTCGGCCGCCAAGTATGCGGAACTGGCAAAGATCGCGCCGACCATCGACCTGACCGTCGACGCGAAGAATTTCCTGCCCAGCGTGTACCGCAACGCCGAGACCCTGGGCACCATCTTCGGCAAGCCAGCCCAGGCCCAGGCCCAGGCGCTGGTCAGGCAGAACCAGGATGCCATCGCCGCCCTGAAAACGGTGGCGGCGAAAGGCGGCAAGGGGCTGATGATACTGACCAATGGCGGCAAGATGAGCGCCTACGGTCCCGGCTCGCGCTTCGGCGTGCTGCATGACGGCTTCGGCATCGTGCCGGCGCAAACCAATCTGGCGCAATCGAACCACGGCCAGGCGATCTCGTTCGAGTTCCTGCTGCAGACCAATCCGGACTGGCTGTTCGTGCTGGACCGCGACGCCGCCATCGGCCGCGAGGGATCGGCCGCCCAGCGCCTGCTGGACAATGAACTGGTCCGCAAGACCACCGCCTGGAACAAGAAGCAGGTGGTCTACCTGGACGCCGCCAACTGGTATTTGCTCGGCAGCGCCGGCCAGGGTGCGCTGCGCGCCAATATCGCGCAGATCAGCAAGGCCATGGGTGCCGCCGCTCCCGCTGCTCCCGCCACTGCCGCCAAGTGAGTCGATAGATGGTGTTGAGTAGTCCGAAGTCGGGCGGCGCCGGCTGGCTGGTGTTGCTGGCGCTGCTGGTGCTTGTGCTGGCCTGCGCCAGCGTGCTGGTGGGCGCCAGCGATGTGTCGATGCTGGCCCTGCTGGGCATCGGCGGCGCGCCGGCCGACCCGATGGCCTCGCAACTGCTGTTCGCCAGCCGGCTGCCGCGCACCGTGGCCTTGATCCTGTCGGGCATGGCGATGGCGGTGGCCGGCATGATCATGCAGATGCTGGCGCGTAACCGCTTTGTCGAGCCGTCGACGGCCGGCACGGTCGAATCGGCCAGCCTGGGCGTGCTGGCCGTGGCCCTGTTCGCGCCAGAACTTCCCCTGTTCGGCAAGATGGTCGTCAGCGCCGGATTCGCGCTGGCCGGCAGCCTGCTGTTCCTGGCGATCCTGCGCCGCATTCCGCAGCGCTCGTCGCTGATCGTGCCGCTGGTGGGCCTGGTGCTGGGCGGCGTGATCAGCGCCGTCACCACTTTTTTTGCGCACCGCCACGACATGCTGCAATCGCTGCACGCCTGGTCGACCGGCGACTTCTCGGCCGTGCTGCGCGGCCGCTACGAGCTGCTGTGGATCGGCTTTGGCCTGACCCTGCTGGCCTGGCATACCGCGCACCGCTTCACGGTGGCCGGCATGGGCCGCGATTTCAGCGCCAACCTGGGCCTGCGGCATGGCCGCATGGTGGCGCTGGGGCTGTTGATCGTCGCCACCGTCACGGCGGTGGTGGTGGTCACCTCGGGCATGGTGCCCTTCCTGGGGCTGATCGTGCCCAATCTGGTCAGCCTGATGTTGGGCGACAATGTGCGCCGCGCCGTGCCTTGGGTGGGGCTGCTGGGCGCGGCGTTCGTGCTGGCCTGCGATATCGCGGGGCGCCTGCTGCTGCATCCGTATGAAGTTCCGATCGGCACCGTGGTCGGCATCGTCGGCAGCGCGCTGTTTCTATTTTTGCTGCTGCGCACGCGGGCGAGGGTGGGCTGATGGCTGTTTCGATATCTTCTTCCGCGCGGCTGTGGCTGCTGGGCGCACTTGCGCTGGCATCGATGGTGGCATTCATGACCATCGGCGCCAACGGCAACTGGGCCTTCGTGCTGCCGCACCGGGGCGCCAGGCTGGCCGCCATGCTGCTGGTGGCGTATGCCATCGGCGTGGCCACGGTGCTGTTCCAGACGATTACCCACAACCGCATCCTGACGCCTGCCGTGATGGGCTTCGACGCGCTGTATGTGCTGATCCAGACCGTCCTGGTGTTCACGCTGGGGCTGGAGCGCCTGGGCGGGGTCGACGTGCGCCTGAAATTCGGCCTGGAGCTGCTGCTGATGGTGGGCCTGGCTTGCCTGCTGTTCCGCTGGATGTTTTTGGGCGGCACCCAGCGCAGCCTGCATCTGATGATGCTGGTCGGGATCGTCTTCGGCCTGCTGTTTCGCAGCGTGACCAGCTTCATGGTGCGCATCATCGACCCGAATGAATTCGTGGTGCTGCAGGACCGCATGTTCGCCAGCTTCAACCTGGTGGCGCAGGACCTGCTGGCCGTCTCCGCGCTGGTGGTGCTGGCCGCCAGCGTGGCCGGCTGGCGCATGTGGCGCGCGCTCGACACCCTGGCGCTGGGGCGCGAACTGGCCATCAACCTGGGGCTCGACTACCGCAAGCTGGTGATGCGCGTGCTGGTGCTGGTTGCCGTGCTGGTGTCGGTATCGACCGCGCTGGTCGGGCCGGTGACCTTCTTTGGCCTGCTGGTGGCCAACCTGGCCTACCAGCTGATGGGCAGCGACAAGCACCGCCTGGTGCTGCCGGCGGCCATTTTGCTGGGCGCCACCATGCTGGTCGGCGGCCAGGTGATCCTCGAGCGCGTGTTCGGCTTTGCCACCGCGCTGTCGGTGGTGATTGAATTTTTGGGAGGACTGATGTTCATCTTTATTCTGCTGCGCCGGAAGGCCGCATGATCGCCGCCGATGCGGTATCCAAACGCTACGGCGACACGCTGGTGGTCGACAATGTCACGCTGGTGATTCCGGCCGGCGGCGTGACGGCCATTATCGGCCCGAACGGCGCCGGCAAATCGACCATGCTGGCCATGATCAGCCGCTTGTCTCCCATGTCGGCCGGCAGCGTGACGGTCGATGGGCTCGATGTGACAACCACGCCGGGCGAGGTGCTGGCCAGGCGCCTGGCCATCCTGCGCCAGGACAATCATTTGACCCTGCGCCTGACGGTGCGCGAACTGGTCGCCTTTGGCCGCTACCCCCATTCGGCCGGGCGGCTGACGGAGAACGACCGCGTGCATGTGGAGCAGGCGCTGGGCTACCTGGGCCTGGAGGCGCTGGCCGAACGCTTCCTCGATGAATTGTCGGGCGGGCAGCGGCAACGGGCCTTTGTCGCGATGGTGCTGTGCCAGGACACCGATTACGTGCTGCTGGACGAACCGCTCAACAGCCTCGACATGCGCCACGCGGTGGCGATGATGAAGCTGCTGCGGCGCGCCGCCGACGAGTTGCACAAGACGGTGGTGCTGGTGCTGCACGATATCAATTTCGCCTCCTGCTATGCCGACCATATCATCGCCATGCGCGACGGCAAACTGGCGGCGCAGGGCACGCCGCAGGAGCTGATCCAGCCCGAGGTGCTGCGCGATCTCTACCAGGTCGAGGTGAAGGTGCACCAGATCGACGGCCAGCGCATCAGCGTTTTTTATACGTGAAGGAGCGGTCCATGACCACCGATGAAATGGCCGGCGCGCTGGTGCAGGCCGGCCTGAAGGCGACGCCGCCACGGCTGCTGATCTTGCAGCTGTTTCATGAGTCGCATGAAAAGCATCTGACGGCGGAAGACGTGTTCCGGCGCCTGATGACGGGCGAGAAAAACGCCAGCGTGGCCACCATCTACCGCGCGCTGATGCAGTTTGCCGATGCGGGTTTGCTCGAGCGCAGCCACTTCGACAATGGCGCGGCGATCTTTGAACTGGGCAGCGGCGAGCGCCACGGCCACCTGGTCTGCAAGGGCTGCGGCAAGGTGACGGAATTCGTCGACGCCGCCATCGAACAGCAGCAGCGGGTGGTGGCGGCCGAACACGGCTTCGTGCTGTACCGCCAGTCGCCGCTGCTGTATGGCCTGTGCGGCGGCTGCGCCAGCAGCCATGCGGCGCTGGCGGTGCAGCCGGCCGATGTCATACCCTAAAACTTCGTGCGCAAGGTCAGCATGATATTGCGCGGTTCGCCGTAGAAGCCTGTTTCGAACAGGCCCAGGCCCGTCAGGTATTGTTTGTCCAGCAGGTTGTTCACATTCAGGCTGGCCGTGACGTGCTTGCCGATCTCGTAGCGCGCCATCAGGTTGACCAGCGCGTAGCTGCCCTGCGCGATGCGCACATAGTCTGCGGCCGCCGGGTTCCACAGCTTGCCGTAGTAGCTGCTTTGCCAGTTCACACCGCCGCCCACCGTGATTTTTTCCAGGCCGGCCGGCAAGCGCCAGCTGCCCTGCACGCGCAGCAGATGGGCCGGCTGCGTGGTTTGCAGCATGGTGGAAAACACGTCCTCGCCGTCCTTGTCGCGGCTGTGCGTGTAGGTGTAGCCGGCGCTCAGTTTCACGTCCTTTGCCACTTCCCCCGTCACTTCCATTTCCAGGCCGCGGCTGGTGATGCCGTCGATCGCCTCGTACGCTTCCTCGCCGTTGACGGCGCCCACGTAATTGGCCACATTGCCCTGGCGGATCTGGAACAGCGCGGCGCTGGCGTTGACCCTGCCCTGCAGGTATTCGGCTTTGACACCGGCTTCAAAGCCCTTGCCGCGCACGGGCGCCAGGAAGTTGCGGTTGATATCGCGGTTGCTCTGCGGCGCAAAGATGCTGGTGTAACTGCCGAATACGGAGTACGTCCGGTCGAGGTCATATACCACGCCCGCATACGGCGTGACGACATTGTTTTCCTCGATGCGCGCGACGATGGGGGCGGTGGCTGCGTCGATAAAGGTGCGCTGCTGGTCCTGCCGGTAGCGGCTGACGCGCGCGCCAACAATCACCGACAGGGCGTCGGCGGGACGCAGGCGCGCGGCGCCATACAGGCCGCTCTGGCGCGTGCTGTCGTTGTCGTTGCCCAGGCGCGTAAAGGCCGGCTGCGCATACTGGCCGCGCCAGTCAAAGTAGCTGCCCGCGACGGGCGGGTAGACCGATTCATGGACGGGGCCGTGCTGTTTCGCCGTCGAGGACGAATAGCCGAACATCGCCTCATGCTGGCGGCCAAAGGCCGTGAACGGGCCATTGAGGTCGAGGTTGACGGTGCCCTGGCGGCGCTTGCCCGCATACTGTCCCATGAAGAAATAGGCGCCTTCGCCGGTGACGGGGTCGGGATTGCCGCCGCTGGCCGACCCGAGCACGCTGTCATGCTCGCTGCGCAGCATATTGGCGCTGAACTTGAGCTTCCACTCGCTGGCAAAAGTGTGTTCCAGCGCGCTGAACAAGGTGGTATTTTTCATGTCGCGCCGGCTCCAGCCGGTGGCCGGATTCCACGAGGTGGGGAAGTCGGTGCGCGTGCCGTTTGCCAGCAGCACCGGAAAGCCGGTCCAGGTCGAGCCGCGCGGCTTGTAGTCCTGGTGGGTGAAACCGGCCGTGAGCAAGGTGAGGGGCGTGAGGTCCGCTTCGATGACGCCGTAGGCGACCGATTTCCGCTGCTGGTAGCGGTCCAGGTAGGAATGCTTGTGCTGGTACGCGCCGACCAGGCGCGCGCGCACCGTGCGGCTTTCGTTCAGCGCGCCCGATACATCGGCTTCGGCGCGGTAGTTGTCCCACGAGCCGGCGCCCACCGTGGCCGAACCGGTGAAGTCGGCGGTGGGGCGCTTGCGCACCATGTTGACGGTGGCCGACGGGTCGCCCGCGCCGCTCATCAGGCCGGTGGCGCCTTTCAGCACTTCGATGCGGTCGTAGATCGCCATGTCGCTGTTGGTGGTGCCCCAGTCGTACACGCCGTCGTAGATGGCCGACACGCCGTCGTACTGGAAATTGGTGACGGCAAAGCCGCGCGCCCAGAAGCTCCATCGGTCGCTGTCGTAGTTCTGCACATTGACGCCGTTGACGTTTTTCATGACGTCGGACACCGCATTGCTGTTCTGGTCATCCATCTGCTGGCGCGTGACGATGGTCAGCGACTGCGGCGTTTCGCGCTGCGTCAGGGCCAGGCCGGTGGCGCCGCTGGCCGGGCCACCGGAGTAGCTGCCGGTGCCGCCGGTGACGGCGCTGCGTTCCTGCGCCGCCACCACCGTCACGCCGCTCATCACGGCCATGCCACGGCTGTCGGCGCCGGCTGCCGGCGTGCCGGCCGGGATCTTTTGCAGCAGATAGCCGCCATTGGGCTGCGCCACCGCCTGCAGGCCGCTGCCGGCGAGCAGAATACGGAAACCGTCCTGCAGGCTGTGACTGCCCTGCAAACCGGCGCTGCGCAAGCCCTGCGTGGCCTCTCCGGAGAACGACAATAAAATCGCGCTGTCGCTGCCGAAGCGCGTCAGCACGTCGCCCAGCGCCCCGGCGGGAATGCTGTAGCTGCGCAGCTGCTGCGCCTGGGCTTGCGCGTGGGCGGGAAGAACCAGCGCCATGCCGATCTGCGACAGGGCGCAGGCGAGGACGGTGCGGACCAGGAGTGAGCGTGGGGCGTGACGAGATGCTGGAAACATGTAAAACCTTTCGTGGATGCGCAAGATGGAGACTGCCTGTACTCCAGGTCACGCGAACACGCTTGAACAGCTCACTTTATCGAAAATATTTTTCAGCGCGCCGCCAGTTGGACCTTGGCCACCTGCCGTCCCCAGAAGCGGGTGACGGTATCGCGCCGCAATTGCAGGCTGGCGCAGACGGCGTCGAGGATGGCGTCCAGGTCGGCCAGCGGGTAGGAACCGGACACGCGCAGGCCGGCCACCGCCGGCGTACAGGTCAGCGGATGCTCGCTGTAGCGCGACAGCTCGGCCAGGAAGGCGTCGAGGCGCATGTCGCGCGCCACCAGCATGCCGTTGAGCCAGGCGCCGCCATACGGCGTTAGCGCCACGCGGTGCTGGCTCGCCGGCGTGAAGTGGGCCGCTTCACCGGGGCGCAGCACCAGGCGCTGGCCGCCGGCTTCGTCCAGCACGGCCACCGCGCCTTCGAGCACGCCGGCGCTGGCGTACCGGTCGTGCACACGCACCGTAAAGCGCGTGCCCAGCGCCTGCAGAGCGCCATATGGTGTGCTGACAAAAAAGGGGCGCCGGGCCGCATCCCTGGCGGTGGCGATAAAGATTTCGCCGGCCAGCAGCGTGATGCGGCGTTGCGCGCCGCTGTAATCGATATTCACGGCGCTGGCGGTATTGAGCGTGAGCTCGGTGCCGTCGGCCAGCGCGATCGTGCGGCGCTGGCCGATGCCGGTACGGTAGTCAGCGACCCAGCCGCGCCAGGCCGTGCCGCGCTCGATCATGCAGAAGCCGGCGCCACCGGCCAGCAGCAAACATAGCGAGGCCAGGGCCTGGCGGCGCGCCGCGCGCGGCTGGGCGCATGCGCGCAGCAGGGCCGCGCGCATGGCGGGGTCGACGCCGGCGTGCTGCGTTTGCAGCTGCCGCCAGGCCTGCGCCGCAGTGGCCGCGCGCAGCAGATGGCGCTTGACGGTGGCCAGCGAGACGCCGAGCTGGCGCGCGATATCTTCCTGTGGCAGTT is a window of Janthinobacterium sp. J1-1 DNA encoding:
- a CDS encoding TonB-dependent receptor domain-containing protein yields the protein MKKLSVAPCARFLLPCALSAAVGAAWAQAPAATAAAAVPTVVVTASGAPVDIKDAPASISVITREEIERQPVYDLNTLLRRIPGVTGGTSATGEQSKIKLRGLPEKYTLILVDGKRQGSSTDTAYRPDQSRQDLNWITPDMIERIEVVRGPMSSLYGSDAMGGVINIITRKVPRQWGGSATLNYTAAEESGRGDAHQASVNLAGPLSQAVGIRLGASKKRQVADSVSTGNRAFGGVGGERNDNFTGQLNWKIAERQSMSVDVAYGKQQASGGGGLGATGVPVIEAFGASELTRKSAGIGHEGRWGFGKTKVNLYHNAYDSKISGHTAKSKDTLLDATLEKPFKFGVDHLLTLGGQWKDEELTNTRTIGTVPTDYLGNVASGSTLSVTTAAVFAEDQIFLREDLTATVGARLDHHEKFGNNTSPRLYLVYRPAEAWTVRGGISKGFRAPSLKENAPNAVTSSRGNGCAGLRPFGYVTGTCYMAGNPDLKPETSTSAELGVAFERAGWDAGLTFFHTDFKNKIDYAPLGFYQGLWWTMMENIQKARTRGLEGTLAIPLARSLTLRNNLTYMIEAKNLSTGASLLNTPKVSLFSALGWQANDKVYAELSAQHTGKQLGGGSIYTKKYTITDATVSYRMNDKLTVRGGVQNLFEEGPETVGVADNYVQGRRFFAGLTARF
- a CDS encoding siderophore ABC transporter substrate-binding protein encodes the protein MMNFAAHTKRRSLGMLLAGALALAVLPAQAQETRKISHAKGETVIPAAPKSVLVFDLATLDTLQALGVDVKGVPTVKMPAHLAQYADAKYVKIGSLFEPDLEAVHGARPDLIITGGRSAAKYAELAKIAPTIDLTVDAKNFLPSVYRNAETLGTIFGKPAQAQAQALVRQNQDAIAALKTVAAKGGKGLMILTNGGKMSAYGPGSRFGVLHDGFGIVPAQTNLAQSNHGQAISFEFLLQTNPDWLFVLDRDAAIGREGSAAQRLLDNELVRKTTAWNKKQVVYLDAANWYLLGSAGQGALRANIAQISKAMGAAAPAAPATAAK
- a CDS encoding ABC transporter permease — encoded protein: MSSPKSGGAGWLVLLALLVLVLACASVLVGASDVSMLALLGIGGAPADPMASQLLFASRLPRTVALILSGMAMAVAGMIMQMLARNRFVEPSTAGTVESASLGVLAVALFAPELPLFGKMVVSAGFALAGSLLFLAILRRIPQRSSLIVPLVGLVLGGVISAVTTFFAHRHDMLQSLHAWSTGDFSAVLRGRYELLWIGFGLTLLAWHTAHRFTVAGMGRDFSANLGLRHGRMVALGLLIVATVTAVVVVTSGMVPFLGLIVPNLVSLMLGDNVRRAVPWVGLLGAAFVLACDIAGRLLLHPYEVPIGTVVGIVGSALFLFLLLRTRARVG
- a CDS encoding iron chelate uptake ABC transporter family permease subunit; amino-acid sequence: MAVSISSSARLWLLGALALASMVAFMTIGANGNWAFVLPHRGARLAAMLLVAYAIGVATVLFQTITHNRILTPAVMGFDALYVLIQTVLVFTLGLERLGGVDVRLKFGLELLLMVGLACLLFRWMFLGGTQRSLHLMMLVGIVFGLLFRSVTSFMVRIIDPNEFVVLQDRMFASFNLVAQDLLAVSALVVLAASVAGWRMWRALDTLALGRELAINLGLDYRKLVMRVLVLVAVLVSVSTALVGPVTFFGLLVANLAYQLMGSDKHRLVLPAAILLGATMLVGGQVILERVFGFATALSVVIEFLGGLMFIFILLRRKAA
- a CDS encoding ABC transporter ATP-binding protein, with the protein product MIAADAVSKRYGDTLVVDNVTLVIPAGGVTAIIGPNGAGKSTMLAMISRLSPMSAGSVTVDGLDVTTTPGEVLARRLAILRQDNHLTLRLTVRELVAFGRYPHSAGRLTENDRVHVEQALGYLGLEALAERFLDELSGGQRQRAFVAMVLCQDTDYVLLDEPLNSLDMRHAVAMMKLLRRAADELHKTVVLVLHDINFASCYADHIIAMRDGKLAAQGTPQELIQPEVLRDLYQVEVKVHQIDGQRISVFYT
- a CDS encoding Fur family transcriptional regulator — its product is MTTDEMAGALVQAGLKATPPRLLILQLFHESHEKHLTAEDVFRRLMTGEKNASVATIYRALMQFADAGLLERSHFDNGAAIFELGSGERHGHLVCKGCGKVTEFVDAAIEQQQRVVAAEHGFVLYRQSPLLYGLCGGCASSHAALAVQPADVIP
- a CDS encoding TonB-dependent siderophore receptor, with amino-acid sequence MFPASRHAPRSLLVRTVLACALSQIGMALVLPAHAQAQAQQLRSYSIPAGALGDVLTRFGSDSAILLSFSGEATQGLRSAGLQGSHSLQDGFRILLAGSGLQAVAQPNGGYLLQKIPAGTPAAGADSRGMAVMSGVTVVAAQERSAVTGGTGSYSGGPASGATGLALTQRETPQSLTIVTRQQMDDQNSNAVSDVMKNVNGVNVQNYDSDRWSFWARGFAVTNFQYDGVSAIYDGVYDWGTTNSDMAIYDRIEVLKGATGLMSGAGDPSATVNMVRKRPTADFTGSATVGAGSWDNYRAEADVSGALNESRTVRARLVGAYQHKHSYLDRYQQRKSVAYGVIEADLTPLTLLTAGFTHQDYKPRGSTWTGFPVLLANGTRTDFPTSWNPATGWSRRDMKNTTLFSALEHTFASEWKLKFSANMLRSEHDSVLGSASGGNPDPVTGEGAYFFMGQYAGKRRQGTVNLDLNGPFTAFGRQHEAMFGYSSSTAKQHGPVHESVYPPVAGSYFDWRGQYAQPAFTRLGNDNDSTRQSGLYGAARLRPADALSVIVGARVSRYRQDQQRTFIDAATAPIVARIEENNVVTPYAGVVYDLDRTYSVFGSYTSIFAPQSNRDINRNFLAPVRGKGFEAGVKAEYLQGRVNASAALFQIRQGNVANYVGAVNGEEAYEAIDGITSRGLEMEVTGEVAKDVKLSAGYTYTHSRDKDGEDVFSTMLQTTQPAHLLRVQGSWRLPAGLEKITVGGGVNWQSSYYGKLWNPAAADYVRIAQGSYALVNLMARYEIGKHVTASLNVNNLLDKQYLTGLGLFETGFYGEPRNIMLTLRTKF
- a CDS encoding FecR domain-containing protein codes for the protein MRAALLRACAQPRAARRQALASLCLLLAGGAGFCMIERGTAWRGWVADYRTGIGQRRTIALADGTELTLNTASAVNIDYSGAQRRITLLAGEIFIATARDAARRPFFVSTPYGALQALGTRFTVRVHDRYASAGVLEGAVAVLDEAGGQRLVLRPGEAAHFTPASQHRVALTPYGGAWLNGMLVARDMRLDAFLAELSRYSEHPLTCTPAVAGLRVSGSYPLADLDAILDAVCASLQLRRDTVTRFWGRQVAKVQLAAR